In Ferroplasma sp., a single window of DNA contains:
- a CDS encoding DUF5680 domain-containing protein, which produces MDTDTLLNFIVSAKKHTYASDSKGVKSSVPGSHEFNFRDGIMEYRDIYFGMASFNGIETVYSKGSPVWGMVYSGGVMDEAVDTDGIYKFLKQCLSLISMEAPFRGPKSYSDGIYLYDNDFSGDIFHFMGYEKIDDGENTLYELHYSGGEIL; this is translated from the coding sequence ATGGATACAGACACTCTTCTGAATTTCATAGTAAGTGCAAAGAAGCATACATATGCATCTGATAGTAAAGGGGTAAAATCTTCCGTTCCTGGATCCCATGAATTTAATTTCAGAGATGGAATTATGGAATACAGGGACATATACTTTGGAATGGCGTCATTCAACGGCATAGAAACAGTGTATAGCAAAGGTTCCCCTGTCTGGGGAATGGTGTATTCTGGGGGCGTTATGGATGAGGCGGTGGATACTGATGGAATTTATAAATTTTTAAAGCAGTGCCTATCTCTTATTTCTATGGAGGCACCGTTCAGGGGGCCAAAATCGTACTCCGATGGAATTTATCTATACGATAATGATTTTTCAGGCGATATTTTCCATTTTATGGGATATGAAAAAATCGATGATGGAGAGAACACGCTCTACGAACTCCATTATTCTGGTGGAGAAATACTATAA